A stretch of the Capra hircus breed San Clemente chromosome 10, ASM170441v1, whole genome shotgun sequence genome encodes the following:
- the LOC102183604 gene encoding olfactory receptor 4L1-like: MKMMNSSMISEFVLLGLTNTWELELFFFFIFLLAYAAIMAGNLLIVVTITLDSHLHSTPMYFLLGNLSFLDMSVSTITTPKMVADFVRENKTISLWGCMAQMFFLHFLGGSEMTLLIVMAVDRYFAICKPLHYTTIMNHRVLRGSVLLSWAVGFVHTMSQMVFTITLPFCGPNIVDNIFCDLPLVIKLACTETYVLELLVIADSGLLSFISFILLLISYTVILVTIRHQSSGGLSKALSTLSAHITVVTLFFEPCIFIYAWPFSNFSVDKFLSVFYSVITPLLNPIIYTLRNQEMKAAMNRLRTQHVNSRKIF; encoded by the coding sequence atgaaaatgaTGAATAGTTCAATGATATCTGAGTTTGTTTTGTTAGGACTCACCAACACCTGGGAActtgagcttttcttttttttcatatttttattggcCTATGCAGCGATTATGGCAGGAAACCTTCTCATTGTGGTCACCATAACCTTGGACTCTCATCTGCACTCCACACCAATGTACTTCCTCCTTGGAAACCTCTCCTTTCTTGACATGTCTGTTTCTACAATCACAACCCCTAAGATGGTTGCAGATTTTGTCAGGGAGAATAAAACTATTTCTCTATGGGGCTGTATGGCTCAGATGTTCTTCCTTCACTTTTTAGGGGGTAGTGAGATGACACTTCTCATAGTTATGGCAGTTGATAGGTACTTTGCAATATGTAAACCTCTTCACTACACAACCATCATGAACCACCGGGTACTCAGAGGCTCTGTGCTGCTATCATGGGCTGTTGGCTTTGTGCATACAATGAGCCAGATGGTGTTTACCATCACCTTGCCCTTCTGTGGTCCCAATATAGTAGACAATATTTTCTGTGACCTTCCGCTGGTTATAAAGCTTGCCTGCACTGAGACCTATGTTCTGGAGTTGCTAGTAATTGCTGACAGTGGTCTATTGTCTTTCATCTCCTTCATACTCTTGCTCATTTCCTACACTGTCATTCTGGTAACCATTCGACACCAATCCTCTGGTGGTCTCTCCAAAGCTCTGTCCACACTCTCTGCTCATATTACAGTGGTCACTCTGTTCTTTGAGCCATGTATCTTCATTTATGCTTGGCCATTTAGTAATTTTTCAGTGGAtaaatttctttctgtgttttattcAGTTATCACACCTTTACTGAACCCCATTATTTATACTCTGAGGAATCAGGAGATGAAAGCAGCCATGAATAGACTGAGGACCCAACATGTGAACTCCAGAAAGATCTTCTAG